A region from the Mycolicibacterium phlei genome encodes:
- a CDS encoding TadA family conjugal transfer-associated ATPase produces the protein MSSSLIDRVRERLAAESAPLRPTVVADAIRAESGGLIGDRDVLTGLRLLQTELTGAGPLEPLLCADGTTDVLVTAPDAVWVDDGTGLRRTAVRFPDEDAVRRLAQRLALAAGRRLDDAQPWVDGQLTGVGAGAFTVRLHAVLPPVAPAGTCLSLRVLRPATQDLAALTAAGAIDPAAAALLADIVAARLAFLVSGGTGAGKTTLLAGLLGAVAPGERIVCVEDAPELSPAHPHLVKLVARGANVEGVGEVTVRDLVRQALRMRPDRIVVGEVRGAEVVDLLTALNTGHDGGAGTVHANSPAEVPARLEALAALGGLDRAALHSQLAAAVQVLIHVGRDPAGRRGVREIAVLAPGDDGRVQTRTAWHRERGFDRGADLLRALVRDRSRR, from the coding sequence ATGAGCTCCTCGCTGATCGATCGGGTACGCGAACGGCTGGCCGCGGAATCGGCGCCGCTGCGGCCGACGGTGGTGGCCGACGCGATCCGCGCCGAGTCCGGCGGGCTGATCGGCGACCGCGACGTGCTGACCGGGCTGCGGCTGCTGCAGACCGAACTGACCGGCGCGGGACCCCTCGAACCGCTGCTGTGCGCCGACGGCACCACCGACGTGCTGGTCACCGCCCCGGACGCGGTGTGGGTCGACGACGGCACCGGCCTGCGGCGCACCGCCGTGCGGTTCCCGGACGAGGATGCGGTGCGGCGGCTGGCGCAGCGGCTGGCGCTGGCCGCGGGCCGCCGCCTCGACGACGCCCAACCCTGGGTCGACGGGCAGCTCACCGGGGTGGGCGCCGGCGCGTTCACCGTGCGCCTGCACGCGGTGCTGCCGCCGGTGGCGCCCGCCGGGACCTGCCTGTCGCTGCGGGTGCTGCGGCCCGCGACGCAGGACCTCGCCGCGCTCACCGCCGCCGGCGCGATCGACCCGGCGGCCGCCGCGCTGCTCGCCGACATCGTGGCCGCCCGGCTGGCGTTCCTGGTCTCCGGCGGCACCGGCGCGGGCAAGACCACCCTGCTCGCCGGGCTGCTCGGCGCGGTCGCGCCCGGGGAGCGCATCGTCTGCGTCGAGGACGCACCCGAACTCAGCCCCGCCCACCCGCATCTGGTGAAGCTGGTCGCCCGCGGCGCCAACGTCGAGGGCGTCGGTGAGGTCACGGTGCGCGATCTGGTCCGGCAGGCGCTACGGATGCGCCCGGACCGCATCGTCGTCGGCGAGGTGCGCGGCGCGGAGGTCGTCGACCTGCTGACCGCGCTCAACACCGGCCACGACGGCGGTGCGGGCACCGTGCACGCCAACAGCCCCGCCGAGGTGCCGGCCCGCCTGGAGGCGCTGGCCGCGCTCGGCGGACTCGACCGTGCCGCGCTGCACAGCCAGCTCGCCGCCGCGGTGCAGGTGCTCATCCACGTCGGCCGGGATCCGGCCGGCCGACGCGGGGTGCGCGAGATCGCCGTGCTGGCACCCGGCGACGACGGCCGGGTGCAGACCCGCACCGCATGGCACCGGGAGCGAGGGTTCGACCGCGGCGCGGACCTGCTGCGGGCGCTGGTGCGGGACCGGAGCCGGCGATGA
- a CDS encoding type II secretion system F family protein, which translates to MTAAALALALALLVAPGPPRRRLSPRRTRRHIRVPVEVVLAAVVLGLAVAAPTGVTVAAGLLAVTLAVRRRRRLRARAVAAEAAALQGALEVLVGELRIGAHPVAAFDTAADEVGGAVAAALRTVAARARMGADVVAGLRGVARDSVLCGYWERLAVCWQLAETHGLAIATLMHTAYQDIVARERFSAQVAAGMAGARTTAVILTGLPLLGVGLGELIGADPLRFLTGPGQWLLVAGVGLCCAGLWWSDRITAGVEP; encoded by the coding sequence ATGACCGCGGCGGCGCTCGCTCTGGCGCTGGCGCTGCTGGTGGCACCCGGACCGCCGCGGCGCCGGCTGAGCCCGCGGCGCACCCGCCGGCACATCCGGGTACCCGTCGAGGTTGTGCTCGCGGCCGTGGTGCTGGGCCTTGCGGTCGCCGCGCCGACCGGTGTCACCGTCGCGGCGGGGCTCCTCGCGGTGACGCTGGCCGTGCGCCGGCGGCGACGCCTGCGGGCCCGCGCGGTGGCCGCCGAAGCGGCCGCGCTGCAAGGGGCGCTGGAGGTGCTGGTCGGCGAGCTGCGCATCGGCGCCCACCCGGTCGCGGCGTTCGACACCGCCGCCGACGAGGTCGGGGGAGCGGTCGCGGCGGCGCTGCGCACGGTCGCCGCCCGGGCTCGGATGGGCGCCGACGTGGTCGCCGGTCTGCGCGGCGTGGCACGCGACTCGGTGCTGTGCGGGTACTGGGAACGGCTGGCGGTGTGCTGGCAGCTGGCCGAGACGCACGGACTTGCGATCGCCACGCTGATGCACACCGCCTACCAGGACATCGTTGCCCGGGAACGCTTTTCGGCTCAGGTCGCGGCGGGGATGGCCGGTGCCCGCACCACCGCCGTGATCCTGACGGGGCTGCCGCTGCTCGGGGTGGGACTCGGTGAGCTCATCGGCGCCGACCCGCTGCGGTTCCTGACCGGCCCCGGCCAGTGGCTGCTGGTCGCCGGCGTGGGGCTGTGCTGTGCCGGGTTGTGGTGGTCGGATCGCATCACGGCGGGGGTCGAGCCGTGA
- a CDS encoding type II secretion system F family protein: MSTAALLLAAALLLGGRPSRIRLADKAVGASARYTAPRERDPLAFAATLDLLAACLHSGMAVPTAAAAAAPSAPPKLAAVLGRAADMLALGSAAAAAWSAPPDTDRHTDALLRLARRSAASGTALAQGLSDLAARSRDDAAAAARARAERASVLIAAPLGLCYLPAFVCLGIVPVVAGLAGEVLQSGVL; the protein is encoded by the coding sequence GTGAGCACCGCGGCCCTGCTGCTGGCGGCGGCGCTACTGCTGGGCGGCCGACCGTCGCGGATTCGGTTGGCGGACAAGGCCGTCGGTGCCTCGGCGCGGTACACGGCGCCCCGCGAGCGCGACCCGCTGGCGTTCGCCGCCACGCTCGACCTACTGGCGGCGTGCCTGCACTCGGGCATGGCGGTGCCGACGGCCGCCGCCGCGGCCGCGCCGTCGGCACCGCCGAAGCTGGCCGCGGTGCTGGGGCGGGCCGCGGACATGCTGGCGCTCGGTTCCGCCGCGGCCGCGGCATGGTCGGCCCCGCCGGACACCGACCGGCACACCGATGCGCTGCTGCGGCTGGCGCGGCGCTCGGCGGCGTCGGGAACGGCGCTGGCACAGGGGCTCAGCGACCTGGCCGCCCGGTCTCGCGACGACGCGGCCGCAGCGGCGCGGGCCCGGGCCGAACGGGCGTCGGTGCTCATCGCCGCGCCCCTGGGCCTGTGTTATCTGCCCGCCTTCGTCTGCCTGGGCATCGTGCCGGTGGTGGCGGGGTTGGCCGGTGAGGTTCTGCAGTCGGGAGTTCTGTGA
- a CDS encoding DUF4244 domain-containing protein, with the protein MGVTNRIRAIQARLTLLMVQEDGMSTVEYALGTVAAAAFGAILYTVVTGDSVVSALTRIIGRALSTSV; encoded by the coding sequence ATGGGTGTTACCAACCGGATTCGCGCCATCCAGGCACGGCTGACGCTGCTGATGGTGCAGGAGGACGGCATGAGCACCGTCGAATACGCTCTCGGCACCGTGGCCGCGGCCGCGTTCGGCGCGATCCTGTACACGGTCGTGACCGGCGACTCGGTGGTCAGCGCGCTCACGCGGATCATCGGTCGCGCGTTGAGCACCAGCGTCTGA
- a CDS encoding TadE family type IV pilus minor pilin, which produces MTGDRGGVTVEAALATAALAVVLALCVAGVAAVSTHVRCVDAAREAARLAARGDDGTTVARSLSPDGAGVQIRYDGDFVVATVTARSLLPGLTVAGRAVAAREPGTR; this is translated from the coding sequence CTGACCGGTGACCGGGGCGGGGTCACCGTCGAGGCCGCGCTGGCGACCGCGGCGTTGGCGGTGGTGCTGGCGTTGTGCGTCGCCGGCGTCGCCGCCGTCTCGACCCATGTCCGGTGCGTGGACGCGGCCCGGGAGGCGGCCCGGCTGGCCGCCCGCGGCGACGACGGGACCACGGTGGCGCGCAGCCTCTCCCCCGACGGTGCCGGGGTGCAGATCCGCTACGACGGCGACTTCGTCGTCGCTACCGTCACCGCACGCTCCCTGCTGCCGGGGCTCACCGTCGCGGGCCGGGCGGTGGCCGCGCGGGAACCGGGCACGCGCTGA
- a CDS encoding PAS domain-containing protein: protein MIHDWLLVETLGGTPVVVAQGRQTVNLVALTTLLRRSPHLMAVQTAIAETVQARQGLSSITPKNDRVIRTEVVQMTDGRIHGVQVWIGPPDMEPTERPEVGPLVWDLDRGTAVGTPESLRNSGWDPTAKTLHNRTLADDLPVRDLIPSEAKVLCMAITRRPGTTICDTWELTGADGEPLQIGFVTRVVRERQEDGPTRLLCRAMNWRSAPDPAAAREDHLAQRILAGLAQPGVHRALVDPATWTVLKWLDEPATFFDWRSSMAGDRLIHPADRPEMKRIAREFSAGPVTAVLRLAGVDGAEWTPVHVTVNRVELDDGVYAGLATLRRPAAEEL, encoded by the coding sequence ATGATCCACGACTGGCTCCTGGTGGAGACGCTGGGCGGTACACCCGTCGTCGTCGCGCAGGGGCGCCAGACCGTCAACCTGGTGGCGCTGACCACGCTGTTACGGCGCAGTCCCCACCTCATGGCGGTGCAGACCGCGATCGCCGAGACGGTGCAGGCCAGGCAGGGGCTCAGCAGCATCACCCCGAAGAACGACCGCGTGATCCGCACCGAGGTGGTGCAGATGACCGACGGACGGATCCACGGCGTGCAGGTCTGGATCGGGCCGCCGGACATGGAGCCGACGGAGCGCCCGGAGGTCGGGCCGCTGGTGTGGGACCTGGACCGGGGTACCGCGGTGGGTACGCCGGAGTCTTTGCGCAACTCCGGCTGGGACCCGACGGCCAAGACGCTGCACAACCGCACGCTGGCCGACGACCTTCCGGTCCGTGACCTGATCCCCAGCGAAGCCAAGGTGCTGTGCATGGCGATCACCCGCAGGCCCGGGACGACGATCTGCGACACCTGGGAGCTCACCGGCGCCGACGGTGAGCCGCTGCAGATCGGGTTCGTGACCCGGGTGGTGCGCGAGCGGCAGGAGGACGGCCCCACCCGGCTGCTGTGCCGGGCGATGAACTGGCGCAGCGCACCGGACCCGGCGGCGGCCCGGGAGGACCATCTGGCGCAGCGGATCCTCGCCGGCCTGGCGCAGCCCGGCGTGCACCGCGCGCTCGTCGATCCGGCGACGTGGACGGTGCTCAAGTGGCTCGACGAGCCGGCGACGTTCTTCGACTGGCGCTCCAGCATGGCTGGCGACCGGTTGATCCACCCCGCCGATCGGCCAGAGATGAAGCGCATCGCACGGGAGTTCAGCGCCGGACCGGTGACGGCGGTGCTGCGGCTGGCCGGCGTCGACGGCGCCGAGTGGACACCGGTACACGTGACCGTCAACCGGGTCGAGCTCGACGACGGGGTGTACGCCGGGCTGGCCACGCTGCGCCGGCCGGCGGCCGAGGAGCTCTAG
- a CDS encoding DEAD/DEAH box helicase — protein MADFGRELLACAVEGTGRGGPDPLRHVADLPPRPGRPGSWPRWADPDVVRAFLDRGIEAPWSHQLEAAELAHSGRHVVVSTGTASGKSLAYQLPILTALKSDSRARVLYLSPTKALGHDQLRNAVALTEAVPLPDVAPCAYDGDSPTDVRRFARERSRWIFSNPDMIHLSLLRNHARWAVFLRNLRYVVVDECHYYRGIFGSNVAMVLRRLLRLCARYSPTAGMPTVIFASATTASPAETASELIGQTVVEVTEDGSPQGARTVALWEPPLLDELVGENGAPVRRSAGAEAAGVMADLVAEGARMLTFVRSRRGAELTALAARARLEEIAPELANKVASYRAGYLAEDRRELERALVDGELRGLATTNALELGVDIAGLDAVVLAGFPGTVTSFWQQAGRCGRRGQSALIVLIARDDPLDTYLVHHPAALLDGPIERVVIDPTNPYVLGPQLLCAAAELPLTDAEVRMWNAEAVADELVDDGLLRRRPAGYFPSPGLDPHPAVDIRGASGGQIAILEAGTGRMLGSTGAGQAPSSVHPGAVYLHQGETYLVDSLDFEDGVAFVHEADPGYTTSARELTDIAVTGEGERRTFGPVTVGLVPVSVTNTVIGYLRRQLSGEVIDFVELDMPTRTLDTMAVMCTITPEALEHNGIDLLHLPGALHAAEHAAIGLLPLVASCDRGDIGGVSTAVGPVDGLPTIFVYDGYPGGAGIADRGYRKLDTWWSATADAIEACECPAGCPSCVQSPKCGNGNDPLDKAGAVRVLRLVLKEIAGQGF, from the coding sequence ATGGCTGATTTCGGCCGCGAACTGCTCGCGTGCGCGGTCGAGGGCACCGGGCGGGGCGGACCCGATCCGCTGCGTCACGTAGCGGACCTGCCGCCGCGCCCCGGCCGGCCCGGTAGCTGGCCGCGGTGGGCCGATCCAGATGTGGTGCGGGCGTTCCTTGATCGGGGCATCGAGGCACCCTGGTCGCATCAGCTGGAGGCGGCCGAGCTGGCGCACAGCGGCAGGCACGTGGTGGTCAGCACCGGCACCGCCTCGGGCAAGTCGCTGGCCTACCAGTTACCGATATTGACGGCATTGAAGTCCGATTCGCGGGCCCGCGTGCTGTACCTGTCGCCGACCAAGGCGCTCGGGCACGACCAACTGCGGAATGCGGTGGCGCTCACCGAGGCCGTGCCGTTGCCCGACGTCGCGCCGTGCGCCTACGACGGCGACAGCCCCACCGATGTGCGCCGGTTCGCCCGGGAGCGGTCGCGGTGGATCTTCTCCAACCCGGACATGATTCACCTGTCGCTGTTGCGCAACCACGCCCGCTGGGCGGTGTTCCTGCGCAACCTGCGCTACGTCGTCGTCGACGAATGCCACTACTACCGAGGGATTTTCGGCTCCAACGTGGCGATGGTGCTGCGCAGGCTGCTGCGGCTGTGCGCGCGGTACTCGCCGACGGCGGGCATGCCGACGGTGATCTTCGCCAGCGCGACGACGGCGTCGCCTGCCGAGACCGCCTCGGAGCTGATCGGCCAGACGGTGGTCGAGGTGACCGAGGACGGGTCCCCGCAGGGCGCCCGCACGGTGGCGCTGTGGGAGCCGCCGCTGCTCGACGAACTGGTCGGCGAGAACGGCGCCCCGGTGCGGCGGTCGGCGGGTGCCGAGGCCGCCGGGGTGATGGCCGATCTGGTCGCCGAGGGCGCCCGGATGCTGACGTTCGTGCGGTCGCGCCGCGGGGCGGAGCTGACCGCGCTGGCCGCACGGGCCCGGCTGGAGGAGATCGCCCCGGAGCTGGCGAACAAGGTGGCGTCCTATCGCGCCGGGTATCTGGCCGAGGACCGCCGGGAGCTGGAACGCGCCCTGGTCGACGGGGAGCTGCGCGGGCTGGCGACGACGAACGCGCTGGAGCTGGGCGTCGACATCGCCGGGCTGGACGCGGTGGTGCTGGCCGGGTTCCCGGGAACGGTCACCTCGTTCTGGCAGCAGGCCGGCCGCTGCGGCCGGCGGGGACAGAGCGCGCTGATCGTGCTGATCGCCCGCGACGACCCGCTCGACACCTACCTGGTGCACCATCCGGCCGCGCTGCTGGACGGCCCGATCGAGCGGGTGGTGATCGACCCGACGAACCCGTATGTGCTTGGCCCGCAGCTGCTCTGCGCGGCCGCCGAGCTGCCGCTGACCGACGCCGAGGTGCGGATGTGGAACGCCGAGGCGGTGGCCGACGAGCTCGTCGACGACGGCCTGCTGCGGCGCAGGCCCGCCGGGTACTTCCCGAGTCCGGGACTGGATCCGCACCCGGCCGTCGACATCCGGGGCGCCTCGGGCGGGCAGATCGCGATCCTGGAGGCCGGCACCGGCCGCATGCTGGGCAGCACCGGTGCCGGTCAGGCACCGTCCTCGGTGCATCCGGGCGCGGTGTACCTGCACCAGGGCGAGACCTACCTGGTCGATTCGCTGGATTTCGAGGACGGCGTGGCGTTCGTGCACGAAGCCGACCCGGGATACACCACCTCAGCAAGGGAGCTGACCGATATCGCGGTCACCGGCGAGGGGGAACGCAGAACGTTCGGACCGGTGACGGTGGGCCTGGTCCCGGTGTCGGTCACCAACACCGTCATCGGATATCTGCGGCGTCAGCTCAGCGGCGAGGTGATCGACTTCGTCGAGCTCGACATGCCGACCCGCACGCTGGACACCATGGCGGTGATGTGCACAATCACCCCAGAGGCGTTGGAGCACAACGGTATCGATTTGCTCCACCTGCCCGGCGCACTGCACGCCGCTGAACACGCGGCGATCGGGCTGCTGCCACTGGTCGCCAGCTGCGACCGTGGCGACATCGGCGGGGTGTCGACGGCGGTGGGCCCGGTGGACGGTCTGCCAACGATTTTCGTCTACGACGGCTATCCCGGTGGCGCCGGGATCGCCGACCGCGGGTACCGCAAACTCGATACCTGGTGGTCAGCAACAGCGGACGCGATCGAGGCGTGCGAATGCCCGGCGGGCTGCCCGTCGTGTGTTCAGTCGCCGAAGTGCGGAAATGGCAACGATCCGCTGGACAAGGCGGGGGCCGTCCGGGTTTTGCGGCTGGTGCTCAAAGAGATTGCTGGGCAGGGGTTCTGA
- the cspA gene encoding cold shock protein CspA has product MPQGTVKWFNAEKGFGFIAPEDGSADVFVHYTEIQGSGFRTLEENQKVEFEVGQSPKGPQATGVRAL; this is encoded by the coding sequence ATGCCACAGGGAACTGTGAAGTGGTTCAACGCGGAGAAGGGCTTCGGCTTCATTGCCCCGGAGGACGGCTCTGCGGATGTCTTCGTCCACTACACGGAAATTCAGGGGTCGGGCTTCCGCACCCTGGAGGAGAACCAGAAGGTTGAGTTCGAGGTTGGCCAGAGCCCCAAGGGGCCGCAGGCCACGGGTGTCCGGGCCCTCTAG
- the topA gene encoding type I DNA topoisomerase, with the protein MADEDGGSGRNGSVRRLVIVESPTKARKIAGYLGSNYIVESSRGHIRDLPRNAADVPAKYKSEPWARLGVDVDHNFEPLYIISPEKKSTVAELKDLLKNVDELYLATDGDREGEAIAWHLLETLKPRIPVKRMVFHEITEPAIRAAAEHPRELDNALVDAQETRRILDRLYGYEVSPVLWKKVAPKLSAGRVQSVATRIIVQRERERMAFRSAGYWDVTAELDASVSDPQAAPPTFTAKLNTVDGRRVATGRDFDSLGQVKKPDEVLVLDEDAATALAAGLRGAQLTVTSVEQKPYTRKPYAPFMTSTLQQEAGRKLRFSSERTMTIAQRLYENGYITYMRTDSTTLSESAINAARNQARQLYGEEYLHPTPRQYTRKVKNAQEAHEAIRPAGDVFQTPGQLHGQLDADEFRLYELIWQRTVASQMADARGTTLSLRISGQAADGRQVVFNASGRTITFPGFMKAYVESIDELAGGESDDAERRLPNLTQGQRVDAKALTADGHTTSPPPRYTEASLIKALEDLGIGRPSTYSSIIKTIQDRGYVHKKGSALVPSWVAFAVIGLLEQHFSRLVDYDFTAAMEDDLDEIAAGNEQRTNWLKKFYFGGEDGVGDSIARAGGLKKLVGVNLEGIDAREVNSIKLFDDDQGRPIYVRVGKNGPYLERMVPDEDGEPGALKPQRANLKEDLTPDELTLELAEKLFATPQEGRVLGVDPATGHEIVAKDGRYGPYVTEVLPEPEAGDDDGGAGSAAKKGKKPTGPKPRTASLLRSMDLETVTLDDALKLLSLPRVVGVDPNTGEEITAQNGRYGPYLKRGNDSRSLATEEQMFDITLEEALKIYAEPKRRGGQRASAPPLRELGNDPATGKPMVIKDGRFGPYVTDGETNASLRKGDDVLTITDERAAELLAERRAKGPVKRAKKTAAKKTAAKKAPAKKAAKKA; encoded by the coding sequence GTGGCAGACGAGGACGGCGGGAGTGGCCGTAACGGAAGCGTGCGGCGGCTCGTCATAGTCGAGTCGCCGACCAAGGCGCGCAAGATCGCGGGCTACCTGGGCTCGAACTACATCGTCGAATCGTCGCGCGGGCACATCCGTGACCTGCCGCGCAACGCCGCCGACGTGCCCGCGAAGTACAAGTCCGAGCCGTGGGCGCGCCTGGGTGTGGACGTCGACCACAACTTCGAACCGCTCTACATCATCAGCCCGGAGAAGAAGAGCACGGTCGCCGAGCTCAAGGACCTGCTCAAGAACGTCGACGAGCTGTATCTGGCCACCGACGGTGACCGCGAGGGCGAGGCCATCGCCTGGCATCTGCTCGAGACCCTCAAGCCGCGCATCCCGGTCAAGCGGATGGTGTTCCACGAGATCACCGAGCCGGCCATCCGCGCGGCCGCCGAGCATCCGCGGGAACTGGACAACGCCCTGGTCGACGCGCAGGAGACGCGCCGCATCCTGGACCGGCTGTACGGCTACGAGGTCAGCCCGGTGCTGTGGAAGAAGGTCGCGCCGAAGCTGTCGGCGGGCCGGGTGCAGTCGGTGGCCACGCGCATCATCGTGCAGCGCGAACGCGAGCGTATGGCGTTCCGCAGCGCCGGCTACTGGGACGTCACCGCCGAGCTCGACGCCAGCGTCTCCGACCCGCAGGCCGCGCCGCCCACGTTCACCGCCAAGCTCAACACCGTCGACGGCCGCCGGGTGGCCACCGGCCGTGACTTCGACTCGCTGGGCCAGGTCAAAAAGCCCGACGAGGTGCTGGTCCTCGACGAGGACGCCGCCACCGCGCTGGCCGCCGGTCTGCGCGGCGCCCAGCTGACGGTCACCTCCGTCGAGCAGAAGCCGTACACCCGCAAGCCGTACGCGCCGTTCATGACGTCGACGCTGCAGCAGGAGGCCGGCCGCAAGCTGCGGTTCTCCTCGGAGCGCACGATGACCATCGCGCAGCGGCTCTACGAGAACGGCTACATCACCTATATGCGTACCGACTCCACGACGCTGTCGGAGTCGGCGATCAACGCCGCGCGCAACCAGGCCCGCCAGCTCTACGGCGAGGAGTACCTGCACCCGACGCCGCGTCAGTACACCCGCAAGGTGAAGAACGCGCAGGAGGCGCACGAGGCCATCCGGCCCGCCGGTGACGTCTTCCAGACCCCGGGCCAGCTGCACGGCCAGCTCGACGCCGACGAGTTCCGGCTCTACGAGCTGATCTGGCAGCGCACCGTCGCCTCGCAGATGGCCGACGCCCGCGGCACCACGCTGAGCCTGCGGATCTCCGGGCAGGCCGCCGACGGCCGCCAGGTGGTGTTCAACGCCTCCGGCCGCACCATCACGTTCCCGGGCTTCATGAAGGCCTACGTCGAGAGCATCGACGAGCTGGCCGGCGGCGAGTCCGACGACGCCGAGCGGCGGCTGCCGAACCTGACCCAGGGCCAGCGTGTCGACGCCAAGGCGCTGACCGCCGACGGGCACACCACCTCGCCGCCGCCGCGCTACACCGAGGCGTCGCTGATCAAGGCGCTCGAGGATCTGGGCATCGGCCGGCCGTCGACATACTCGTCGATCATCAAGACCATCCAGGACCGCGGCTACGTCCACAAGAAGGGCAGCGCGCTGGTGCCGTCGTGGGTGGCGTTCGCGGTGATCGGGCTGCTCGAACAGCATTTCAGCCGGCTGGTGGACTACGACTTCACCGCGGCGATGGAGGACGACCTCGACGAGATCGCCGCAGGCAACGAGCAGCGCACCAACTGGCTCAAGAAGTTCTACTTCGGCGGTGAGGACGGCGTCGGGGACTCGATCGCGCGGGCGGGCGGGCTCAAGAAGCTCGTCGGCGTCAATCTCGAGGGCATCGACGCGCGAGAAGTCAACTCCATCAAGCTCTTCGACGACGATCAGGGCCGTCCCATCTATGTGCGGGTGGGCAAGAACGGCCCGTACCTCGAGCGGATGGTGCCCGACGAGGACGGCGAGCCGGGTGCGCTCAAACCGCAGCGCGCCAACCTCAAAGAGGACCTGACGCCCGACGAGCTCACCCTCGAGCTGGCCGAAAAGCTTTTCGCCACACCGCAAGAGGGCCGGGTGCTGGGTGTCGACCCGGCGACCGGACACGAGATCGTGGCCAAGGACGGCCGGTACGGCCCGTACGTCACCGAGGTGCTGCCCGAACCGGAGGCCGGCGACGACGACGGCGGTGCCGGTTCGGCGGCGAAGAAGGGTAAGAAGCCGACGGGCCCCAAGCCGCGCACGGCGTCGCTGCTGCGGTCGATGGACCTGGAGACGGTGACGCTCGACGACGCGCTCAAGCTGCTCTCGCTGCCCCGGGTGGTGGGCGTGGATCCCAACACCGGTGAGGAGATCACCGCGCAGAACGGCCGCTACGGCCCGTACCTCAAGCGCGGCAACGACTCCCGGTCGCTGGCCACCGAAGAGCAGATGTTCGACATCACGCTCGAGGAAGCGCTGAAGATCTACGCCGAGCCGAAACGCCGTGGCGGGCAGCGTGCTTCGGCCCCGCCGCTGCGCGAGCTGGGCAACGACCCGGCGACCGGCAAGCCGATGGTGATCAAGGACGGCCGGTTCGGCCCCTACGTCACCGACGGCGAGACCAACGCCAGCCTGCGCAAGGGCGACGACGTGCTGACCATCACCGACGAGCGCGCCGCCGAGCTGCTGGCCGAGCGGCGTGCCAAGGGGCCGGTCAAGCGCGCCAAGAAGACCGCCGCGAAGAAGACCGCCGCGAAGAAGGCCCCGGCGAAGAAGGCCGCGAAGAAGGCCTAG